One genomic segment of Amycolatopsis sp. WQ 127309 includes these proteins:
- a CDS encoding DUF1501 domain-containing protein: protein MQVNRRRFLTATGVTAAAALAAGATQVDWPRLMSAAQDDPLDPDAGVLVVVTLYGGNDGLNTVVPAGDSAYQNARSELAYKPEEVLDVGEGLGLNPGLKGFKSLWDSGQLAILRGVGYPKPDHSHFRSMAIWQTASPETSVPTGWLGRWLDATGDDPLRAVSVDPVLPPLLAGARTAAASLPVGGLTLPKGALGTAFQGLGAVQSGEGYWQARAARSVGDLHRAVATLGPHASTKDKGKTQLRKGELAAQLDVVAGLIEAGVPSRAYSVSLGGFDTHADERGTQQRLLTELDGALTPFVQRLAKTDRGKQAVVMVYSEFGRRVIANASQGTDHGTAGPMFVLGANVHGGFHGAEPSLTDLDDGDLKLTTDFRDVYATMVEDVLGSDAGPVLPGHSGRLTGLFA from the coding sequence GTGCAGGTCAACCGACGCCGGTTCCTCACCGCGACCGGGGTGACGGCCGCCGCGGCGCTCGCCGCCGGCGCGACCCAGGTCGACTGGCCGCGGCTGATGTCGGCCGCCCAGGACGACCCGCTGGACCCGGACGCCGGCGTGCTCGTGGTGGTGACCCTCTACGGCGGCAACGACGGTCTCAACACCGTCGTCCCGGCGGGCGACAGCGCGTACCAGAACGCCCGGTCCGAGCTGGCCTACAAACCCGAAGAGGTGCTCGACGTCGGCGAGGGGCTCGGTCTCAACCCGGGGCTGAAGGGGTTCAAGAGCCTCTGGGACAGCGGGCAGCTGGCGATCCTGCGCGGGGTCGGCTACCCGAAACCGGACCACAGCCACTTCCGGTCGATGGCGATCTGGCAGACCGCGTCGCCGGAGACGTCGGTGCCGACCGGCTGGCTCGGCCGCTGGCTCGACGCGACCGGCGACGACCCGCTGCGCGCGGTGTCGGTCGACCCGGTGCTGCCGCCGTTGCTGGCCGGCGCCCGCACGGCGGCCGCGTCGCTGCCGGTCGGCGGGCTCACCCTGCCGAAGGGCGCGCTCGGGACGGCGTTCCAGGGCCTCGGCGCGGTCCAGTCCGGCGAGGGCTACTGGCAGGCCCGCGCGGCCCGCTCGGTCGGCGACCTGCACCGCGCGGTGGCGACGCTCGGGCCACATGCGTCCACAAAGGACAAGGGAAAGACCCAGCTGCGCAAGGGAGAGCTGGCCGCGCAGCTCGACGTCGTCGCCGGGCTGATCGAGGCGGGCGTGCCGTCGCGGGCGTATTCGGTGTCGCTGGGCGGCTTCGACACGCACGCCGACGAGCGCGGCACCCAGCAGCGGCTGCTCACCGAACTGGACGGCGCGCTGACGCCGTTCGTGCAGCGCCTCGCGAAGACCGATCGCGGCAAGCAGGCGGTGGTGATGGTCTACTCGGAGTTCGGCCGGCGGGTGATCGCCAACGCGAGCCAGGGCACCGACCACGGCACGGCGGGCCCGATGTTCGTGCTGGGCGCGAACGTCCACGGCGGCTTCCACGGCGCCGAGCCGAGCCTGACCGACCTCGACGACGGCGACCTCAAGCTCACCACGGACTTCCGCGACGTCTACGCGACGATGGTGGAGGACGTCCTGGGCTCCGACGCGGGCCCGGTCCTGCCGGGCCACAGCGGCCGGCTGACGGGATTGTTCGCCTAG
- a CDS encoding NADPH:quinone reductase: protein MKAVVYRRHGGPEELTLSERDLVAPGPGEVRVRLVVSAVNPTDWKARQGRGAEAGTEVPDTVPNQDGAGVVDAVGPDVTGFAPGDRVWTLLAGTHAPESGTAQEYTVLPAEKLAALPDGAGFDEGAGFGVPALTAHRALTVAEDGPARLSPGSLAGRTVLVSGGAGAVGNATIQLGRWAGATVIATVSSDAKAALARAAGAQHVLRYPDTDLAAKIREIAPDGVDLVVEVALGVNAPLHAQVLRTRGTVAAYGDDRGTGTISLEFGANLWLNTRYQFLVLYTVGADKLRAGAEDVNAAFADGALRLGEDRGVPVHRFALADTAKAHIASEEGATGKVLIDVTPAG from the coding sequence ATGAAAGCTGTCGTCTACCGCCGCCACGGCGGGCCTGAAGAGCTGACGCTGTCCGAGCGGGACCTCGTGGCGCCCGGGCCCGGCGAGGTCCGCGTCCGGCTCGTGGTGTCCGCCGTCAACCCCACCGACTGGAAGGCGCGCCAAGGCCGCGGCGCCGAAGCCGGGACCGAAGTACCCGACACCGTCCCCAACCAGGACGGCGCCGGCGTCGTCGACGCGGTCGGCCCGGACGTCACCGGCTTCGCCCCCGGCGATCGCGTGTGGACGCTCCTCGCGGGGACCCACGCGCCGGAGTCCGGCACCGCCCAGGAGTACACCGTCTTGCCCGCCGAAAAGCTCGCCGCGCTGCCCGATGGCGCCGGCTTCGACGAGGGCGCCGGGTTCGGCGTCCCGGCGCTGACCGCCCACCGCGCGCTCACCGTCGCCGAAGACGGCCCGGCCCGCCTGTCCCCCGGCTCCCTCGCCGGCCGGACGGTGCTGGTCAGCGGCGGTGCCGGCGCGGTCGGCAACGCCACGATCCAGCTCGGCCGCTGGGCCGGCGCGACGGTGATCGCAACGGTCAGCAGCGATGCGAAGGCCGCCCTCGCCCGCGCGGCCGGCGCCCAGCACGTGCTGCGTTACCCCGACACCGACCTCGCCGCCAAGATCCGCGAGATCGCGCCCGACGGCGTCGACCTGGTCGTGGAGGTCGCTCTGGGCGTCAACGCCCCGCTGCACGCGCAGGTGCTGCGCACGCGCGGCACGGTCGCGGCCTACGGCGACGACCGCGGCACCGGCACGATCAGCCTGGAGTTCGGCGCGAACCTGTGGCTGAACACGCGCTACCAGTTCCTGGTGCTCTACACGGTCGGGGCGGACAAGCTGCGGGCCGGCGCCGAGGACGTCAACGCGGCCTTCGCCGACGGCGCGCTCCGCCTCGGCGAGGACCGCGGCGTGCCGGTCCACCGGTTCGCGCTGGCCGACACGGCGAAGGCGCACATCGCGTCGGAGGAAGGCGCCACCGGGAAGGTGCTGATCGACGTCACTCCGGCTGGGTGA
- a CDS encoding sensor histidine kinase KdpD, which yields MTGLRTVSLRRRVTVTVLVVLAVVLIAVGFVVDTVFRAQAEKDVNGLLTARVQLAQQLAKQNAAPQNLLRRMETRGVQASLALPDGTFLGAADLPPADRIRQVRATLSGPPRINGAKLTLTADETLVAATEQSLRWVLLGTGLAALLVAAVALLLAVRFALAPLDAMTRLARSIVAGRRGDRLAPERPTTELGRAAAAFDSALDALEGAERAARASEARTRRFVADAAHELRTPLAGVQAAAEALLQLPPDADPARLQLLVVRESQRAGKLVADLLDLARLDAGADLDRAPVALLALARAQADRLELTAPEVTVVVTGPDARVLGDSARLTQILANLADNAVRAMAGPGTLTLEVAPDGVTVTDTGPGVPGADRERIFDRLVRLDEARGPGGSGLGLPIARGFARAHGGDLWCEAAPDGGARFRLAGLPPA from the coding sequence GTGACCGGGCTGCGGACGGTGTCGCTGCGCCGCCGGGTCACCGTCACGGTGCTGGTGGTGCTCGCGGTGGTGCTGATCGCGGTCGGGTTCGTCGTCGACACGGTGTTCCGCGCCCAGGCCGAGAAGGACGTCAACGGCCTGCTCACCGCCCGCGTGCAGCTGGCCCAGCAGCTGGCGAAGCAGAACGCGGCGCCGCAGAACCTGTTGCGGCGCATGGAAACCCGGGGCGTGCAGGCGTCGCTGGCGCTGCCGGACGGCACCTTCCTCGGCGCGGCCGACCTGCCGCCCGCCGACCGGATCCGCCAGGTCCGCGCCACGCTGTCCGGCCCGCCCCGGATCAACGGCGCGAAGCTGACGCTGACCGCGGACGAGACCCTCGTGGCGGCCACGGAGCAGAGCCTGCGGTGGGTGCTGCTCGGCACCGGGCTGGCCGCGCTGCTCGTCGCCGCGGTCGCGTTGCTGCTGGCGGTCCGGTTCGCGCTCGCCCCGCTGGACGCGATGACCCGGCTGGCCCGCTCGATCGTCGCCGGCCGCCGCGGCGACCGCCTCGCGCCGGAGCGGCCGACGACGGAACTGGGCCGCGCGGCGGCCGCGTTCGACTCGGCGCTCGACGCCCTCGAAGGCGCGGAACGGGCGGCGCGGGCGTCGGAGGCGCGCACCCGGCGGTTCGTCGCGGACGCCGCGCACGAGCTGCGGACGCCGTTGGCCGGCGTCCAGGCGGCGGCCGAGGCGCTGCTGCAGCTGCCGCCGGACGCCGACCCGGCCCGGCTGCAGCTGCTGGTGGTCCGCGAGTCGCAGCGGGCCGGGAAGCTCGTCGCGGACCTGCTGGACCTGGCCCGGCTCGACGCGGGCGCGGACCTCGACCGCGCCCCGGTGGCGCTGCTGGCGCTGGCCCGGGCCCAGGCCGACCGCCTGGAGCTGACGGCGCCCGAGGTGACGGTGGTGGTCACCGGCCCGGACGCCCGCGTGCTCGGCGACAGCGCCCGGCTCACGCAGATCCTGGCCAACCTCGCGGACAACGCGGTCCGCGCGATGGCCGGGCCCGGCACGCTGACCCTCGAGGTCGCGCCGGACGGCGTGACGGTGACCGACACCGGCCCGGGCGTCCCGGGCGCGGACCGCGAGCGGATCTTCGACCGCCTGGTGCGCCTGGACGAGGCCCGCGGGCCGGGTGGTTCGGGCCTCGGGCTGCCGATCGCGCGCGGCTTCGCCCGGGCCCACGGCGGCGACCTGTGGTGCGAGGCGGCGCCGGACGGGGGAGCGCGGTTCCGGCTCGCCGGGCTGCCGCCCGCGTGA
- a CDS encoding choice-of-anchor A family protein, translated as MRVTHAAVAALAACGLVLLALPAPWSAHADPLPGGLGPCVPGTCPGTFPPVGNGSFAGRDNGVNVFVGGTMRVTGSAAEAEGRVVVGGDFTLRKTSGSSIYNVGVAGVGSRVPPPDGADFLTVGGDLTVADTQRLDAVGDSGGGVVRHAGSLTGTVIGTVVHDPAAMKPYAGLREKLTAASQCYARVDGGLRTATGTVVNHGYETTFTGDGKSALQVFNLTADIAGPGGGAQGITFTGIPAGATVLVNLIGGPRTINTYSGTLDDNDPLNQLRSRLLWNIPDAATVTLTGSGQFQGSVLAGNPDGTTTMTLPGSNGRFFTAGNLVHGSSAGVGSGQEFHAYPFTGDLPSCAKPEPTTTPTTPTTSTTTTTSTTSTTPTTGPATTTTGEPTTTTAPTTTEPTTSTTEPTTSEPTTSTTEPTTSEPTTTSTAPTTDTSTTDTTSSSGTTPAPVPAGTGGTGGSGRLPDTGTDAGPLLGLGALLVTGGTALVLVTVRRRTR; from the coding sequence GTGCGCGTGACCCATGCCGCTGTGGCGGCGCTGGCGGCCTGCGGGCTCGTGCTGCTCGCCCTCCCCGCGCCGTGGTCCGCGCACGCCGACCCGCTGCCCGGCGGCCTCGGCCCGTGCGTGCCGGGCACCTGCCCCGGCACCTTCCCCCCGGTCGGCAACGGCTCGTTCGCCGGGCGCGACAACGGCGTCAACGTCTTCGTCGGCGGCACCATGCGCGTCACCGGCAGTGCGGCCGAGGCCGAGGGCCGGGTGGTCGTCGGCGGTGACTTCACGCTGCGCAAGACGTCGGGCTCGTCGATCTACAACGTCGGCGTGGCCGGGGTCGGCTCGCGCGTGCCGCCACCGGACGGCGCCGACTTCCTCACCGTGGGCGGTGATCTCACCGTCGCCGACACCCAGCGGCTCGACGCGGTCGGCGACTCGGGCGGCGGCGTGGTGCGCCACGCCGGATCGCTGACGGGCACCGTGATCGGCACCGTCGTCCACGACCCGGCGGCGATGAAGCCGTACGCGGGCCTGCGCGAGAAGCTGACGGCCGCGAGCCAGTGCTACGCCCGCGTCGACGGCGGGCTGCGGACCGCCACCGGGACCGTCGTCAACCACGGCTACGAGACGACGTTCACCGGCGACGGCAAGTCCGCGCTGCAGGTCTTCAACCTCACCGCCGACATCGCCGGGCCGGGCGGCGGCGCGCAGGGCATCACGTTCACCGGCATCCCGGCCGGCGCCACGGTGCTGGTCAACCTCATCGGCGGGCCCCGCACGATCAACACCTACAGCGGCACCCTCGACGACAACGACCCGCTGAACCAGCTCCGGTCGCGGCTGCTGTGGAACATCCCGGACGCGGCGACGGTCACCCTGACCGGCAGCGGCCAGTTCCAGGGCAGCGTGCTGGCCGGCAACCCGGACGGCACCACGACGATGACCCTGCCGGGCAGCAACGGCCGGTTCTTCACCGCGGGCAACCTGGTCCACGGCTCGAGCGCGGGCGTGGGCAGCGGCCAGGAGTTCCACGCGTACCCGTTCACCGGCGACCTGCCGTCGTGCGCGAAGCCCGAGCCGACGACGACGCCGACGACGCCCACCACCAGCACGACGACGACCACGTCGACGACATCGACGACCCCGACCACCGGCCCGGCCACGACGACCACCGGCGAGCCCACCACGACCACGGCTCCCACCACGACGGAACCGACCACCAGCACCACCGAACCGACCACCAGCGAGCCGACCACCAGCACCACCGAGCCCACCACCAGCGAACCGACCACCACCAGCACGGCACCGACGACGGACACGAGCACCACGGACACCACGTCGTCGTCCGGCACCACCCCGGCTCCGGTGCCCGCCGGCACCGGCGGCACCGGCGGTTCCGGCCGCCTGCCGGACACCGGCACCGACGCCGGCCCGCTGCTCGGCCTCGGCGCCCTGCTGGTCACCGGGGGTACCGCGCTGGTGCTCGTGACCGTCCGCCGCCGCACCCGGTGA
- a CDS encoding response regulator transcription factor produces MNAPRILVVEDAEAIRVAVETALSTAGFDVRALPDGAGLEAELSRARPDLVVLDVMLPGRDGFELLRVIRRLSAAGVVMLTARDGVEDRLRGLGEGADDYVVKPFVLAELVARVTAVLRRTGRAPAAVEVGELVVDVEGGRVRYGAAEVELTSTEWKLLVYFARHRERVVGKTQILTAVWGYGDYAANLVEVNVSTLRRKLEAHGPRVLHTVRGQGYVLRGEP; encoded by the coding sequence GTGAACGCGCCGCGGATCCTGGTCGTCGAGGACGCCGAGGCGATCCGCGTCGCCGTCGAGACGGCGCTGAGCACCGCCGGGTTCGACGTCCGGGCGCTGCCCGACGGTGCCGGGCTCGAAGCGGAACTGTCGCGCGCCCGGCCGGATCTCGTGGTGCTGGACGTCATGCTGCCGGGGCGTGACGGGTTCGAGCTGCTGCGTGTGATCCGCCGGCTGTCGGCCGCGGGGGTCGTGATGCTGACCGCGCGCGACGGCGTCGAGGACCGGCTGCGCGGGCTCGGCGAGGGCGCCGACGACTACGTGGTGAAGCCGTTCGTGCTGGCCGAGCTGGTCGCGCGGGTGACGGCCGTGCTGCGCCGGACGGGACGCGCGCCGGCGGCGGTGGAGGTCGGTGAGCTGGTGGTCGACGTCGAGGGCGGCCGCGTCCGGTACGGCGCGGCCGAGGTCGAGCTGACCTCGACGGAGTGGAAGCTGCTGGTCTACTTCGCGCGGCACCGCGAGCGGGTGGTGGGCAAGACGCAGATCCTGACCGCGGTGTGGGGCTACGGCGACTACGCGGCGAACCTCGTCGAGGTCAACGTGAGCACGTTGCGCCGCAAGCTGGAGGCGCACGGCCCGCGCGTGCTGCACACCGTGCGCGGCCAGGGGTACGTCCTGCGCGGCGAGCCGTGA
- the glgC gene encoding glucose-1-phosphate adenylyltransferase, with product MNSGADVLGIVLAGGEGKRLMPLTADRAKPAVPFGGVHRLVDFVLSNLVHGGIRRLCVLTQYKSHSLDRHISTTWRLSALTGEYVTPVPAQQRLGPRWYQGSADAIHQSLNLVYDEDPEYIAVFGADNIYRMDPRQMLETHISSGAGVTVAGIRVPRAEASSFGVIRTTDGLMIDAFLEKPADPPGLPGSPDESYVSMGNYIFTTKVMLEALHADAENAASHHDMGRDIIPALVKSGEAAVYDFSGNVVPGETARDHGYWRDVGTIDSYYDAHTDLISTHPIFNLYNRKWPILAHPGQRAAAKFVEGGSANQSIVSPGCIISGAQVVDSVLSPDVIVEQGAVVQGSVLLDGARVGRGAVVRRAILDKNVVVPPGAHIGVDLARDRGHYHVSEGGIVVLGKGERAI from the coding sequence GTGAACAGTGGAGCCGACGTTCTGGGCATCGTGCTCGCGGGCGGCGAGGGCAAGCGCCTGATGCCGCTCACCGCCGACCGCGCCAAACCCGCCGTGCCCTTCGGGGGTGTGCACCGGCTGGTCGACTTCGTGCTGTCGAACCTGGTGCACGGCGGGATCCGGCGGCTGTGCGTGCTCACGCAGTACAAGTCGCACTCGCTCGACCGGCACATCTCGACGACGTGGCGGCTCTCGGCGCTCACCGGCGAGTACGTCACGCCGGTGCCGGCGCAGCAGCGGCTGGGCCCGCGCTGGTACCAGGGCAGCGCCGACGCCATCCACCAGAGCCTCAACCTGGTCTACGACGAGGACCCCGAGTACATCGCGGTGTTCGGCGCGGACAACATCTACCGGATGGACCCCCGGCAGATGCTGGAGACCCACATCTCCTCGGGCGCCGGCGTCACCGTCGCCGGGATCCGGGTGCCGCGCGCCGAGGCGAGCTCGTTCGGCGTCATCCGCACCACCGACGGCCTGATGATCGACGCGTTCCTGGAGAAGCCGGCCGACCCGCCGGGCCTGCCCGGCTCCCCCGACGAGTCGTACGTGTCGATGGGCAACTACATCTTCACGACGAAGGTGATGCTGGAGGCGCTGCACGCCGACGCCGAGAACGCCGCGTCGCACCACGACATGGGCCGCGACATCATCCCGGCCCTGGTGAAGTCCGGCGAGGCGGCGGTCTACGACTTCAGCGGCAACGTCGTGCCGGGCGAGACCGCGCGCGACCACGGCTACTGGCGCGACGTCGGGACGATCGACAGCTACTACGACGCGCACACCGACCTGATCTCCACGCATCCGATCTTCAACCTCTACAACCGCAAGTGGCCGATCCTGGCCCACCCCGGCCAGCGCGCGGCGGCGAAGTTCGTCGAAGGCGGCTCGGCGAACCAATCGATCGTGAGCCCCGGCTGCATCATCTCCGGCGCGCAGGTCGTCGACTCGGTGCTCTCCCCCGACGTCATCGTGGAGCAAGGCGCGGTCGTCCAGGGCTCGGTGCTGCTCGACGGCGCCCGGGTCGGCCGCGGCGCGGTGGTGCGGCGGGCGATCCTGGACAAGAACGTCGTGGTCCCGCCGGGCGCGCACATCGGCGTGGACCTGGCTCGCGACCGCGGGCACTACCACGTGAGCGAAGGCGGCATCGTGGTGCTGGGCAAGGGCGAACGCGCCATCTGA
- the glgA gene encoding glycogen synthase: MKVGLLTREYPPEVYGGAGVHVEFLARELRSLVDLDVHCWGPDRPDATGHTDPHGYRQPAFTTMDIAVSMANALDGHDLAHSHTWYANLAGHLAKMTYGIPHVVTAHSLEPLRPWKAEQLGGGYRVSSWIEREAYESADAIVAVSGGMRQDVLSAYPAVPPERVHVIHNGIDTTLYRPDPGTDVLEKHGVDPDRPYVLFVGRITRQKGVPHLVRAGAALDPDTQLVLCAGGADTPELDAEFRGLVADLEKTRTGVRWIPDMLPRPEVVQLLTHAAVFACPSVYEPLGIVNLEAAACGTAVVASDVGGIPEVVDDGRTGLLVHYDEADTAGYEARLGAALNELVGDPDRAAAMGTAGRERAVGEFGWKAIAEQTVALYEACGRSS, encoded by the coding sequence ATGAAGGTCGGCCTGCTCACCCGGGAGTACCCGCCGGAGGTCTACGGCGGAGCCGGGGTTCACGTGGAGTTCCTCGCCCGGGAGTTGCGGTCGCTCGTCGACCTCGACGTGCACTGCTGGGGCCCGGACCGGCCGGACGCCACCGGGCACACCGACCCGCACGGCTACCGCCAGCCGGCGTTCACGACCATGGACATCGCCGTCTCGATGGCGAACGCCCTCGACGGCCACGACCTCGCGCACAGCCACACCTGGTACGCGAACCTCGCCGGGCACCTGGCCAAGATGACCTACGGCATCCCCCACGTCGTCACCGCGCACTCGCTGGAGCCGCTGCGGCCGTGGAAGGCCGAGCAGCTCGGCGGCGGCTACCGCGTCTCGTCCTGGATCGAGCGCGAGGCCTACGAGTCGGCCGACGCGATCGTCGCGGTCAGCGGCGGCATGCGCCAGGACGTGCTCAGCGCGTACCCGGCCGTGCCGCCCGAGCGCGTCCACGTGATCCACAACGGCATCGACACCACGCTCTACCGGCCCGACCCGGGCACCGACGTCCTCGAGAAGCACGGCGTCGACCCGGACCGGCCCTACGTGCTGTTCGTCGGCCGGATCACCCGGCAGAAGGGCGTCCCGCACCTGGTCCGGGCCGGCGCCGCGCTCGACCCGGACACGCAGCTGGTGCTGTGCGCGGGCGGCGCGGACACCCCCGAGCTGGACGCCGAGTTCCGCGGCCTGGTCGCCGACCTGGAGAAGACGCGCACCGGCGTCCGCTGGATCCCGGACATGCTGCCGCGGCCCGAGGTCGTCCAGCTGCTCACCCACGCCGCGGTGTTCGCCTGCCCGTCGGTCTACGAGCCGCTCGGCATCGTGAACCTGGAGGCGGCGGCGTGCGGCACGGCCGTGGTCGCCAGCGACGTCGGCGGGATCCCGGAGGTCGTCGACGACGGCCGGACCGGCCTGCTGGTCCACTACGACGAGGCGGACACCGCCGGGTACGAGGCGCGGCTGGGCGCGGCCCTCAACGAGCTGGTGGGCGACCCGGACCGGGCCGCCGCGATGGGTACCGCCGGCCGCGAGCGCGCGGTCGGCGAGTTCGGCTGGAAGGCGATCGCCGAGCAGACGGTCGCCCTTTACGAAGCGTGCGGGAGGTCCTCGTGA
- a CDS encoding glycosyltransferase, with the protein MTDLTAQRGLYAGPAPIVSKDLYAEVRTGSATRDRGSIRLDPGTKVSGNTYFGRFPASYWQRWTTVTEVSVEAVVTGTGLLSMGASDVEGEPRVIEAEQVTDVTQHKIALTGKLDKFYDGGALWLDLETEGGQTLRVEQVRWTVEAPDTIRPTAVTICTMNRADDCLKNLQALAADVSSLDTLDAIYVADQGTDLVESRDGFDQVVKDLGEKLHYIKQPNLGGAGGFTRGLYEVAGHTATAHANVLFMDDDVLLEPDLVIRMTAFSNRAANPIIVGGQMLNLFHPNQLHVGAEYARLNTLEPGQPVEHSLTTADLLGVDEETLKPNRQERRLDAGYNGWWSCLIPYEVVQATGYPMPFFFQWDDAEYSYRARAHGFPTVTLPGAGVWHADFHMKDWDEWHRYFNLRNSIITAALHSPFNLNLLSRVLLAQLVRYLLGMQYGLSATLIKAVEDFLEGPEVLRDGGVEAMKEIRRIRDQYPETKRHKATDVPGIASNDIGIINSAPPPSRTVVILLKRLLDQTRGRHRFGLGAVPADEAHWWHTSLFSTVVVTDANQDGVRVRSYDRAKTFDLAKRGVKVIQRLRREGAGAQARYQGAMPELTSRENWTRLYDL; encoded by the coding sequence ATGACCGACCTCACCGCGCAGCGCGGCCTGTACGCGGGCCCGGCGCCGATCGTCAGCAAGGACCTCTACGCCGAGGTCCGCACCGGCTCGGCCACCCGGGACCGCGGCTCGATCCGGCTGGACCCGGGCACGAAGGTGTCGGGCAACACGTACTTCGGGCGGTTCCCGGCCTCCTACTGGCAGCGCTGGACCACCGTCACCGAAGTCTCGGTCGAGGCGGTCGTCACCGGCACCGGGCTGCTGTCGATGGGTGCTTCCGACGTCGAAGGTGAACCGCGGGTCATCGAGGCCGAGCAGGTCACCGACGTCACCCAGCACAAAATCGCCCTCACCGGGAAGCTGGACAAGTTCTACGACGGTGGCGCGCTGTGGCTGGACCTGGAAACCGAAGGCGGCCAGACCCTGCGCGTGGAGCAGGTCCGCTGGACCGTCGAAGCCCCCGACACGATCCGCCCGACCGCGGTCACCATCTGCACCATGAACCGCGCGGATGACTGCCTGAAGAACCTGCAGGCCCTCGCCGCCGACGTGTCGTCGCTGGACACCCTCGACGCGATCTACGTCGCCGACCAGGGCACCGACCTGGTCGAATCCCGCGACGGGTTCGACCAGGTCGTGAAGGACCTCGGGGAGAAGCTGCACTACATCAAGCAGCCCAACCTCGGGGGCGCCGGCGGGTTCACCCGCGGGCTCTACGAGGTCGCCGGGCACACCGCCACCGCCCACGCCAACGTCCTGTTCATGGACGACGACGTCCTTTTGGAGCCGGACCTGGTGATCCGGATGACGGCGTTCTCCAACCGCGCCGCCAACCCGATCATCGTCGGCGGGCAGATGCTGAACCTGTTCCACCCCAACCAGCTCCACGTCGGCGCCGAATACGCGAGGTTGAACACCCTCGAACCCGGTCAGCCGGTCGAGCACTCGCTGACCACCGCCGACCTGCTCGGGGTGGACGAGGAGACGTTGAAGCCGAACCGGCAGGAACGCCGTCTCGACGCCGGCTACAACGGCTGGTGGTCCTGCCTGATCCCGTATGAGGTCGTGCAGGCCACCGGGTATCCGATGCCGTTCTTCTTCCAGTGGGACGACGCCGAGTACTCCTACCGGGCCCGCGCGCACGGTTTCCCGACGGTGACGTTGCCGGGTGCGGGGGTGTGGCACGCGGACTTCCACATGAAGGACTGGGACGAGTGGCACCGCTACTTCAACCTGCGCAACTCCATCATCACCGCCGCCCTGCACTCCCCGTTCAACCTGAACCTGCTCTCCCGGGTGCTGCTCGCGCAGCTGGTGCGGTACCTGCTGGGGATGCAGTACGGGTTGTCGGCGACGTTGATCAAGGCGGTGGAGGACTTCCTCGAAGGCCCTGAGGTCCTGCGCGACGGTGGTGTGGAGGCGATGAAGGAGATCCGCCGGATCCGCGACCAGTACCCGGAGACCAAACGCCACAAGGCCACCGACGTCCCCGGGATCGCCTCGAACGACATCGGCATCATCAACAGCGCGCCGCCGCCGAGCCGGACCGTCGTGATCTTGCTCAAGCGCCTGCTCGACCAGACCCGGGGCCGGCACCGCTTCGGGCTGGGCGCCGTCCCGGCCGACGAGGCCCACTGGTGGCACACGTCGCTGTTCTCGACCGTGGTCGTCACCGACGCGAACCAGGACGGCGTCCGCGTCCGCTCCTACGACCGTGCCAAGACCTTCGACCTGGCCAAACGCGGCGTCAAGGTGATCCAGCGGCTGCGCAGGGAGGGAGCGGGGGCGCAGGCGCGGTACCAGGGCGCGATGCCCGAGCTGACCTCTCGGGAGAACTGGACCCGGCTCTACGACCTCTGA
- a CDS encoding Hsp20/alpha crystallin family protein, which translates to MVLRTDPFRDFDRLSRQFFGATGTASRPASVPMDAYRDGDDFVVQFDLPGVTPGSIDLDVERTVLTVRAERPANPAEGAQYQVSERPRGVFTRRLLLGDALDTDRIEADYDAGVLTVRIPVAQRAQSRRITVGSGAAKEEVTA; encoded by the coding sequence ATGGTGCTGCGTACCGATCCGTTCCGCGACTTCGACCGGCTGAGCCGGCAGTTCTTCGGCGCCACCGGCACGGCGAGCCGTCCGGCGAGCGTGCCGATGGACGCTTACCGCGACGGCGACGACTTCGTCGTCCAGTTCGACCTGCCCGGCGTCACGCCCGGCTCGATCGACCTCGACGTCGAGCGCACCGTCCTGACCGTGCGCGCCGAGCGGCCCGCCAACCCGGCCGAAGGCGCTCAGTACCAGGTCAGCGAGCGCCCGCGCGGGGTGTTCACCCGCCGCCTGCTGCTCGGCGACGCCCTCGACACCGACCGCATCGAAGCGGACTACGACGCCGGTGTGCTGACCGTCCGGATCCCGGTGGCGCAGCGGGCCCAGTCCCGCCGCATCACCGTCGGTTCCGGTGCGGCCAAGGAGGAAGTCACCGCCTGA